The following are encoded together in the Coffea arabica cultivar ET-39 chromosome 1c, Coffea Arabica ET-39 HiFi, whole genome shotgun sequence genome:
- the LOC113714230 gene encoding uncharacterized protein isoform X1 — MRQSIFKIKLMRGLKMNGFHKGKNHNVEGPFPGCLGKMVNLFDMSGGMAGNRLLTDKPHRDGSPLSRRSQSDVSRMGQFEDRIEEKVMSEFSRTCPNRKSSGTPMKMLIAQEMSKEVDSKHNHPSVVAKLMGLDALPQQQPDQATERSHSRGYSRSQSDAQLSYWQHDKGFWDLPMQDETRDPQHNEYKDVYEIMRQSPKPNCTRDKSPHKGRCDETPNDKKMALVRQKFIEAKRLSTDEKLRQTQQFQDALEVLNSNKDLFLKFLQEPNSMFSQHLINLQSISHPPETKRITVLRPCKMVDGEMFVNSAKKNEKQIKKSAQISQVIGSDKSHPGLSTTGVSWKFDENPTQPTRIVVLKPSPMKPQDMKAVASPPALSPELHCDEEFIEEAEDDEARKSREAAKEITRQMRQNLSGHRRDETLLSSVFSNGYIGDESSFHKSETEYAAGNLSDSEVMSPTSRHSWDYVNRFGSPYSSSSFSRASYSPESLVCREAKKRLSERWAMMASNGNYQEQRHVRRSSSTLGEMLALSDTKNTKRNVVEGAKEDSRGSTSKLVGDLNKKDEDMNNSPRNLVRSKSVPVSSMVFGMELNVDGADQAHKETDVSNDAAKARSGKLSLKGKVSSLFFSRSKRSNKQKSVVCQSREESLPAGTPSDSPGRSDNDGSNCLNDTGLEECSSPSLHRLSSQASSADQPGNPSIISSEVGFAVVKHLVAGNPSENQDQPSPISVLETPFEEEEEQTATESSGNNKPEEHGELPVQCKPNLIDKSPPIGSIARTLSWGESCVDTATSYPLKPSSSPQGAEEGEGEWFFFVQALLSVAGLDGEVRSDALLARWHSSESPLDPSLRDKYINLNDKDTLREARRRQWWSTRKLVFDCVNAALVEIAGYGSGTCQRAIPCTVSHKTQRLEGVATFMMVDRVWARMKEWFSGEERCVTGDCVVDNNSVVVERVVRKEVVGKGWLDHLRLEMDNLGKEIEHKLLDEIVQEAVVEFTGSV; from the exons ATGCGTCAAAGCATCTTTAAGATCAAGCTGATGAGG GGGCTTAAGATGAATGGGTTTCACAAGGGAAAAAATCACAACGTTGAGGGTCCTTTTCCAGGATGCTTGGGAAAAATGGTGAACTTGTTTGATATGAGTGGTGGAATGGCAGGAAACAGGCTGCTCACAGATAAACCACATCGTGATG GTTCTCCACTTTCGAGGAGGAGCCAATCAGATGTTTCTAGGATGGGTCAATTTGAAGATCGAATAGAGGAGAAAGTG ATGTCGGAGTTCAGTAGAACTTGTCCAAACAGGAAATCCAGTGGCACGCCCATGAAGATGCTCATTGCTCAGGAAATGTCTAAAGAAGTAGACTCTAAGCATAACCATCCTAGTGTAGTTGCCAAGTTAATGGGGCTTGATGCCCTTCCCCAGCAGCAGCCTGATCAAGCAACAGAAAGAAGTCATTCAAGAGGTTATTCACGGAGTCAATCAGATGCACAGTTGAGCTATTGGCAGCATGACAAAGGATTCTGGGATTTACCAATGCAAGATGAAACTCGTGATCCGCAGCATAATGAATACAAAGATGTCTATGAGATAATGCGACAGTCACCAAAACCAAATTGCACGAGGGATAAATCACCTCATAAGGGAAGATGTGATGAAACTCCAAATGACAAAAAAATGGCTCTTGTTCGCCAGAAGTTTATTGAAGCAAAGCGCCTGTCTACAGATGAAAAACTCCGTCAGACTCAGCAATTTCAAGATGCCTTGGAAGTCTTAAATTCTAACAAGGATTTGTTCCTTAAGTTCCTGCAAGAACCAAATTCGATGTTCTCACAGCATTTAATTAATTTGCAGTCTATTTCTCATCCTCCTGAGACAAAACGAATAACTGTTCTTCGACCTTGTAAAATGGTTGATGGTGAAATGTTTGTTAACTCAGCAAAGAAGAATGAGAAGCAGATAAAGAAATCTGCCCAGATTAGTCAGGTGATTGGGTCGGACAAAAGCCATCCAGGACTTTCCACTACTGGAGTAAGTTGGAAATTTGACGAAAATCCTACTCAACCAACACGAATAGTGGTTCTAAAACCTAGCCCTATGAAGCCCCAGGATATGAAGGCTGTGGCGTCCCCTCCTGCTTTGTCACCAGAGTTGCACTGTGATGAAGAATTCATTGAGGAAGCAGAAGATGATGAGGCTCGAAAATCAAGAGAAGCAGCAAAAGAGATCACTAGACAGATGCGTCAGAACTTGAGTGGACACCGAAGGGACGAGACCTTACTTTCATCTGTGTTTTCAAATGGCTATATTGGTGATGAGAGTTCATTTCATAAATCAGAAACTGAGTATGCAGCTGGAAATCTCAGTGATTCAGAAGTCATGTCACCAACTTCTAGGCATTCTTGGGATTATGTCAATAGGTTTGGTAGTCCTTACTCTTCGTCCTCCTTTAGCCGTGCATCTTATTCTCCAGAATCCTTGGTTTGCCGAGAAGCAAAGAAGCGACTCTCGGAGAGATGGGCCATGATGGCCTCTAATGGGAATTACCAAGAACAGAGACATGTGCGGAGAAGCTCTAGTACTTTAGGCGAAATGCTTGCTCTCTCTGACACAAAGAACACAAAAAGAAATGTGGTAGAGGGTGCTAAAGAAGATTCTAGGGGTTCGACTTCGAAGTTGGTTGGTGATCTCAACAAGAAGGATGAAGACATGAATAATTCACCAAGGAACCTCGTGAGGTCGAAATCTGTTCCTGTATCATCTATGGTCTTTGGCATGGAGCTCAATGTGGATGGAGCAGATCAAGCTCACAAGGAGACAGATGTTTCAAATGATGCAGCTAAGGCTAGAAGTGGGAAATTGTCTTTGAAAGGGAAAGTTTCAAGTTTATTTTTTTCTAGGAGTAAAagatcaaataaacagaaatcTGTTGTATGTCAGTCCAGAGAGGAATCCCTACCTGCTGGAACACCTTCAGATTCTCCTGGAAGAAGCGATAATGATGGAAGCAATTGTCTTAATGACACGGGCTTAGAAGAATGTTCATCACCTAGTCTGCATCGATTATCTAGCCAGGCATCTTCTGCTGATCAGCCTGGCAATCCAAGCATAATTTCTTCTGAG GTTGGTTTTGCTGTGGTGAAGCATCTGGTGGCTGGGAACCCAAGCGAGAATCAGGATCAGCCAAGTCCAATATCAGTCCTAGAAACGCCATTTGAAGAGGAGGAAGAACAGACGGCAACTGAGTCCTCTGGCAATAACAAGCCAGAAGAACATG GGGAGTTGCCTGTACAGTGTAAGCCAAACCTCATAGATAAGTCGCCACCAATAGGATCAATTGCGCGCACTCTGTCATGGGGCGAATCTTGTGTGGACACAGCCACTTCATATCCATTAAAACCATCCTCCTCCCCTCAAGGAGCAGAGGAAGGGGAAGGAGAATGGTTCTTCTTTGTTCAAGCATTATTATCTGTGGCAGGTCTAGATGGCGAGGTGCGATCTGACGCTTTATTAGCTAGATGGCACTCATCTGAAAGCCCATTAGATCCGTCACTGCGGGACAAGTACATCAATTTGAATGACAAGGACACGCTACGTGAAGCGAGGAGAAGGCAATGGTGGTCAACAAGAAAGCTTGTGTTTGACTGTGTCAATGCAGCTTTGGTGGAGATAGCAGGGTATGGGTCAGGCACATGCCAGAGAGCAATACCCTGTACTGTGTCCCATAAAACCCAACGACTAGAGGGTGTGGCGACGTTCATGATGGTTGATCGAGTTTGGGCCCGGATGAAGGAATGGTTTTCTGGGGAGGAGAGGTGTGTCACCGGTGATTGTGTGGTGGACAATAACAGCGTGGTGGTGGAGAGGGTGGTGAGAAAGGAGGTGGTGGGCAAGGGGTGGCTGGATCACTTGAGGTTAGAAATGGACAATCTAGGTAAGGAAATTGAACACAAGTTACTGGACGAGATAGTGCAGGAGGCTGTGGTTGAATTCACTGGCAGCGTGTGA
- the LOC113714230 gene encoding uncharacterized protein isoform X2 — translation MNGFHKGKNHNVEGPFPGCLGKMVNLFDMSGGMAGNRLLTDKPHRDGSPLSRRSQSDVSRMGQFEDRIEEKVMSEFSRTCPNRKSSGTPMKMLIAQEMSKEVDSKHNHPSVVAKLMGLDALPQQQPDQATERSHSRGYSRSQSDAQLSYWQHDKGFWDLPMQDETRDPQHNEYKDVYEIMRQSPKPNCTRDKSPHKGRCDETPNDKKMALVRQKFIEAKRLSTDEKLRQTQQFQDALEVLNSNKDLFLKFLQEPNSMFSQHLINLQSISHPPETKRITVLRPCKMVDGEMFVNSAKKNEKQIKKSAQISQVIGSDKSHPGLSTTGVSWKFDENPTQPTRIVVLKPSPMKPQDMKAVASPPALSPELHCDEEFIEEAEDDEARKSREAAKEITRQMRQNLSGHRRDETLLSSVFSNGYIGDESSFHKSETEYAAGNLSDSEVMSPTSRHSWDYVNRFGSPYSSSSFSRASYSPESLVCREAKKRLSERWAMMASNGNYQEQRHVRRSSSTLGEMLALSDTKNTKRNVVEGAKEDSRGSTSKLVGDLNKKDEDMNNSPRNLVRSKSVPVSSMVFGMELNVDGADQAHKETDVSNDAAKARSGKLSLKGKVSSLFFSRSKRSNKQKSVVCQSREESLPAGTPSDSPGRSDNDGSNCLNDTGLEECSSPSLHRLSSQASSADQPGNPSIISSEVGFAVVKHLVAGNPSENQDQPSPISVLETPFEEEEEQTATESSGNNKPEEHGELPVQCKPNLIDKSPPIGSIARTLSWGESCVDTATSYPLKPSSSPQGAEEGEGEWFFFVQALLSVAGLDGEVRSDALLARWHSSESPLDPSLRDKYINLNDKDTLREARRRQWWSTRKLVFDCVNAALVEIAGYGSGTCQRAIPCTVSHKTQRLEGVATFMMVDRVWARMKEWFSGEERCVTGDCVVDNNSVVVERVVRKEVVGKGWLDHLRLEMDNLGKEIEHKLLDEIVQEAVVEFTGSV, via the exons ATGAATGGGTTTCACAAGGGAAAAAATCACAACGTTGAGGGTCCTTTTCCAGGATGCTTGGGAAAAATGGTGAACTTGTTTGATATGAGTGGTGGAATGGCAGGAAACAGGCTGCTCACAGATAAACCACATCGTGATG GTTCTCCACTTTCGAGGAGGAGCCAATCAGATGTTTCTAGGATGGGTCAATTTGAAGATCGAATAGAGGAGAAAGTG ATGTCGGAGTTCAGTAGAACTTGTCCAAACAGGAAATCCAGTGGCACGCCCATGAAGATGCTCATTGCTCAGGAAATGTCTAAAGAAGTAGACTCTAAGCATAACCATCCTAGTGTAGTTGCCAAGTTAATGGGGCTTGATGCCCTTCCCCAGCAGCAGCCTGATCAAGCAACAGAAAGAAGTCATTCAAGAGGTTATTCACGGAGTCAATCAGATGCACAGTTGAGCTATTGGCAGCATGACAAAGGATTCTGGGATTTACCAATGCAAGATGAAACTCGTGATCCGCAGCATAATGAATACAAAGATGTCTATGAGATAATGCGACAGTCACCAAAACCAAATTGCACGAGGGATAAATCACCTCATAAGGGAAGATGTGATGAAACTCCAAATGACAAAAAAATGGCTCTTGTTCGCCAGAAGTTTATTGAAGCAAAGCGCCTGTCTACAGATGAAAAACTCCGTCAGACTCAGCAATTTCAAGATGCCTTGGAAGTCTTAAATTCTAACAAGGATTTGTTCCTTAAGTTCCTGCAAGAACCAAATTCGATGTTCTCACAGCATTTAATTAATTTGCAGTCTATTTCTCATCCTCCTGAGACAAAACGAATAACTGTTCTTCGACCTTGTAAAATGGTTGATGGTGAAATGTTTGTTAACTCAGCAAAGAAGAATGAGAAGCAGATAAAGAAATCTGCCCAGATTAGTCAGGTGATTGGGTCGGACAAAAGCCATCCAGGACTTTCCACTACTGGAGTAAGTTGGAAATTTGACGAAAATCCTACTCAACCAACACGAATAGTGGTTCTAAAACCTAGCCCTATGAAGCCCCAGGATATGAAGGCTGTGGCGTCCCCTCCTGCTTTGTCACCAGAGTTGCACTGTGATGAAGAATTCATTGAGGAAGCAGAAGATGATGAGGCTCGAAAATCAAGAGAAGCAGCAAAAGAGATCACTAGACAGATGCGTCAGAACTTGAGTGGACACCGAAGGGACGAGACCTTACTTTCATCTGTGTTTTCAAATGGCTATATTGGTGATGAGAGTTCATTTCATAAATCAGAAACTGAGTATGCAGCTGGAAATCTCAGTGATTCAGAAGTCATGTCACCAACTTCTAGGCATTCTTGGGATTATGTCAATAGGTTTGGTAGTCCTTACTCTTCGTCCTCCTTTAGCCGTGCATCTTATTCTCCAGAATCCTTGGTTTGCCGAGAAGCAAAGAAGCGACTCTCGGAGAGATGGGCCATGATGGCCTCTAATGGGAATTACCAAGAACAGAGACATGTGCGGAGAAGCTCTAGTACTTTAGGCGAAATGCTTGCTCTCTCTGACACAAAGAACACAAAAAGAAATGTGGTAGAGGGTGCTAAAGAAGATTCTAGGGGTTCGACTTCGAAGTTGGTTGGTGATCTCAACAAGAAGGATGAAGACATGAATAATTCACCAAGGAACCTCGTGAGGTCGAAATCTGTTCCTGTATCATCTATGGTCTTTGGCATGGAGCTCAATGTGGATGGAGCAGATCAAGCTCACAAGGAGACAGATGTTTCAAATGATGCAGCTAAGGCTAGAAGTGGGAAATTGTCTTTGAAAGGGAAAGTTTCAAGTTTATTTTTTTCTAGGAGTAAAagatcaaataaacagaaatcTGTTGTATGTCAGTCCAGAGAGGAATCCCTACCTGCTGGAACACCTTCAGATTCTCCTGGAAGAAGCGATAATGATGGAAGCAATTGTCTTAATGACACGGGCTTAGAAGAATGTTCATCACCTAGTCTGCATCGATTATCTAGCCAGGCATCTTCTGCTGATCAGCCTGGCAATCCAAGCATAATTTCTTCTGAG GTTGGTTTTGCTGTGGTGAAGCATCTGGTGGCTGGGAACCCAAGCGAGAATCAGGATCAGCCAAGTCCAATATCAGTCCTAGAAACGCCATTTGAAGAGGAGGAAGAACAGACGGCAACTGAGTCCTCTGGCAATAACAAGCCAGAAGAACATG GGGAGTTGCCTGTACAGTGTAAGCCAAACCTCATAGATAAGTCGCCACCAATAGGATCAATTGCGCGCACTCTGTCATGGGGCGAATCTTGTGTGGACACAGCCACTTCATATCCATTAAAACCATCCTCCTCCCCTCAAGGAGCAGAGGAAGGGGAAGGAGAATGGTTCTTCTTTGTTCAAGCATTATTATCTGTGGCAGGTCTAGATGGCGAGGTGCGATCTGACGCTTTATTAGCTAGATGGCACTCATCTGAAAGCCCATTAGATCCGTCACTGCGGGACAAGTACATCAATTTGAATGACAAGGACACGCTACGTGAAGCGAGGAGAAGGCAATGGTGGTCAACAAGAAAGCTTGTGTTTGACTGTGTCAATGCAGCTTTGGTGGAGATAGCAGGGTATGGGTCAGGCACATGCCAGAGAGCAATACCCTGTACTGTGTCCCATAAAACCCAACGACTAGAGGGTGTGGCGACGTTCATGATGGTTGATCGAGTTTGGGCCCGGATGAAGGAATGGTTTTCTGGGGAGGAGAGGTGTGTCACCGGTGATTGTGTGGTGGACAATAACAGCGTGGTGGTGGAGAGGGTGGTGAGAAAGGAGGTGGTGGGCAAGGGGTGGCTGGATCACTTGAGGTTAGAAATGGACAATCTAGGTAAGGAAATTGAACACAAGTTACTGGACGAGATAGTGCAGGAGGCTGTGGTTGAATTCACTGGCAGCGTGTGA